The proteins below come from a single Asterias rubens chromosome 9, eAstRub1.3, whole genome shotgun sequence genomic window:
- the LOC117295127 gene encoding G-protein coupled receptor moody-like — MADLPNITMSLTVNVTEGNFTSPPASSVAPAAVELHSYGVLVFIACWWILVAVLGIAGNFMVILSAVLSESVRTMTNVLVVNLSVADLWTSLSLPWTVIALIGNGTWPLRTVVPCQIAAFMWHTGLGASLYILALISVNRLVRITRPGIYRRIFTPCSMVGIVFISWAIPFTVILLPLTLGIGSLGHDLKFNTCTDDDLHEEAAKYNLAQTIGFYPIPMVTVLISYIIIYIHIRRHFKRQIEQKKSNSATLSADPIEASGTSVASMSVTGSDATMVEKRKISRHQLQITKNLFLTCCAFMLLISPYFIYLFIPNANDAFALYGATILICNSCVNPIIYASKHPQFKKVLRPMLRCRWSEIPQPSKTLRYLRKKMNQNA; from the coding sequence ATGGCTGATCTACCCAACATAACAATGTCTTTGACAGTAAATGTTACGGAGGGTAACTTTACATCCCCTCCTGCAAGCAGTGTAGCACCGGCAGCTGTGGAACTTCACTCGTACGGAGTGCTGGTGTTCATTGCCTGTTGGTGGATCCTGGTCGCAGTGCTGGGAATCGCAGGTAACTTCATGGTCATCCTTTCGGCGGTCCTGAGCGAGAGCGTCCGTACGATGACCAACGTCTTGGTGGTCAATCTTAGCGTGGCTGACCTATGGACGAGCCTGTCTCTTCCTTGGACTGTCATTGCGTTGATCGGCAACGGGACCTGGCCCCTCCGGACCGTCGTCCCGTGCCAAATAGCGGCATTTATGTGGCACACCGGCCTGGGTGCCAGCCTCTATATTCTGGCTCTCATCTCAGTGAACCGCCTGGTCAGAATCACCCGCCCTGGCATCTACAGGCGGATCTTCACTCCCTGTTCGATGGTCGGCATCGTCTTCATCTCATGGGCCATCCCATTCACCGTCATCTTGCTCCCGCTCACACTTGGTATCGGCAGCCTGGGGCACGATCTCAAGTTCAACACATGCACTGACGATGACCTGCATGAAGAGGCGGCCAAGTACAACCTCGCACAGACCATCGGGTTCTACCCCATCCCCATGGTCACTGTTCTCATCAGCTACATCATCATCTATATCCACATCAGACGTCACTTCAAGAGGCAGATAGAACAGAAAAAGAGTAACAGCGCCACATTGTCAGCGGATCCCATTGAAGCAAGTGGCACCAGTGTTGCTTCAATGTCCGTGACCGGATCAGACGCGACCATGGTCGAGAAACGCAAAATCAGTCGCCATCAACTCCAGATCACCAAGAATCTCTTTCTTACTTGCTGTGCTTTCATGCTGTTGATCTCCCCTTACTTCATCTACTTGTTCATCCCGAATGCCAACGATGCATTCGCCCTGTACGGCGCAACCATTCTGATTTGCAACAGCTGCGTGAATCCAATCATCTATGCCTCTAAGCACCCTCAATTCAAGAAGGTTCTCCGGCCGATGCTGCGGTGTCGATGGAGCGAAATACCACAACCGTCTAAAACACTTCGCTATCTCCGGAAAAAGATGAACCAGAACGCCTAA
- the LOC117294765 gene encoding MICOS complex subunit Mic60-like, producing the protein MWRSTTQTSCRIKCACSLAGKRLKLPSRCQLCTKAEAPPAPPPLPPPKKSGRRFLKFLAGTVLVTGGTMVGAVAYARANPEFRKQVESNWPILIGFSPYLFNDDDDEDKKVMEVLPGLRGGGFSNLPSLLFPKPKVDEPDLVSESAAATAVTDTPASSDMILSQQIDTQKEEEARKKEEEARQKAEDLRQKEEELRQKEESRLERLRREREEEQRAKELQNKIIEQEIDDAADLAAYEAIIDATANISSQLTHDAIKAQKTAALRTTEHRERLKEAMDESQSDTKDKHEQWGRVVEAAEAKIQALKVADDYSQAARMELEKLQVVINESKEIKSKLPSSQIVTDATKHLNDMTYDLDSATAEVVKAQSESNILKEFHELIQESKEQFTKELESLMPEVKLGEKDKKLTEEELNSLIAYGHRRIEQLQHQLAELLTMEQQHIEKALEKQKTELQEETVEAINRELERQNGVFTMEIQKKIDQAKQESEKEMRTQLRRQAAAHSDHLSDVLRQQVKEFEVELQKHEREIRIQEQDNYHQKLAGSLATLKGVQAAVEGRASMEKQVKKAQELWLASETLKRTIESGNGTPTPLANEVVAVLDASEGNSFVGDIVKSIPDTALTKGIHSQETLRQRWDHVKRVCRRVSMVEESGSGLFTYVVSFFQSLLVLSEKLVPPPHPDQEVEPDSLDTFKILDYATYHMEQGDLEQAVRYVNQLKGMPRKVVADWLEQARLLLETSQAATVLSAHASASGLGGLNF; encoded by the exons ATGTGGCGTTCAACAACGCAAACATCATGCAGAATTAAG TGCGCCTGCAGCCTAGCTGGGAAGAGGTTAAAGCTCCCATCAAGATGTCAACTTTGCACGAAAGCAGAAGCCCCTCCTGCCCCTCCACCTCTTCCTCCACCCAAAAA GTCAGGCAGGCGGTTCCTGAAGTTTCTGGCAGGCACTGTTCTTGTAACTGGTGGGACGATGGTAGGAGCTGTTGCCTATGCTAGGGCCAACCCTGAGTTCCGGAAGCAGGTGGAGAGCAACTGGCCGATCCTCATCGGCTTCTCCCCGTATCTATTCAACGATGACGATGATGAGGACAAGAAAGTCATGGAGGTGTTGCCGGGGCTGAGGGGAGGAGGTTTCTCAAATCT ACCGTCACTTCTGTTCCCAAAACCAAAAGTTGACGAGCCAGACTTGGTTTCCGAATCAGCGGCAGCAACAGCAGTAACAGATACACCAGCTAGCTCGGACATGATTTTATCTCAACAGATTGACACCCAAAAG GAGGAAGAAGCAAGAAAGAAAGAGGAGGAAGCAAGACAGAAAGCAGAAGATTTAAGACAGAAGGAGGAAGAATTAAGACAGAAAGAGGAGTCGCGTCTTGAGAGACTAAGGAGAGAACGTGAAGAAGAGCAGCGAGCCAAGGAGCTTCAGAATAAAATCATTGAACAGGAAATAGATGATGCTGCAGACTTAGCTG CCTATGAAGCCATCATTGATGCGACAGCCAATATCAGCTCCCAGCTGACTCATGATGCCATTAAGGCTCAGAAGACGGCTGCCCTGCGTACCACGGAGCACCGTGAACGACTGAAGGAAGCGATGGATGAATCCCAG AGTGACACAAAGGATAAGCATGAACAGTGGGGGCGAGTGGTAGAGGCGGCAGAAGCCAAGATACAAGCTCTGAAGGTGGCTGATGATTATTCACAGGCGGCGAG AATGGAGTTGGAGAAACTTCAGGTGGTGATCAATGAGAGCAAAGAAATCAAATCCAAGCTCCCCTCTAGTCAGATTGTCACTGATGCCACAAAACATCTAAATGATATGACCTATGACCTAGATAGTGCCACAGCGGAG GTGGTGAAAGCTCAGTCGGAATCCAATATCCTGAAGGAGTTTCATGAGTTAATCCAAGAGAGCAAGGAACAATTTACTAAGGAGTTAGAGAGCCTCATGCCAGAGGTCAAGCTGGGAGAGAAAG ACAAGAAACTGACAGAGGAGGAGCTAAACTCTCTGATTGCCTACGGACATCGTCGGATTGAGCAGCTGCAGCATCAGCTTGCTGAACTGCTCACCATGGAGCAACAGCACATTGAGAAGGCACTAGAGAAACAGAAGACAGAACTACAAGAAGAGACCGTCGAAGCTATCAATAGAGAACTGGAACGACAGAACGGAGTATTCACAATGGAGATACAGAAGAag ATAGATCAGGCAAAACAAGAAAGCGAAAAGGAGATGCGTACCCAGCTTCGTCGTCAAGCTGCTGCTCACAGCGACCACCTTAGTGACGTCCTACGCCAGCAAGTCAAGGAGTTTGAGGTGGAGCTGCAGAAACATGAGAGAGAAATCCGCATCCAGGAGCAAGACAATTACCACCAGAAACTAGCAGGTTCCTTGGCTACTCTAAAGGGTGTACAGGCCGCAGTGGAAG GTCGTGCTAGTATGGAAAAACAAGTAAAGAAGGCCCAAGAATTGTGGCTTGCCAGTGAAACATTAAAACGAACCATAGAATCAG GTAATGGCACCCCTACACCTTTAGCCAATGAAGTTGTAGCTGTCTTAGATGCGTCAGAAGGCAATTCCTTCGTAGGTGACATCGTCAAATCCATACCTGACACTGCTCTGACGAAGGGTATTCACAGCCAAGAAACGCTTCGTCAGCGCTGGGACCACGTCAAGAGGGTCTGCCGACGCGTCTCCATGGTGGAGGAGTCTGGCAGCGGCCTCTTCACCTATGTCGTCTCGTTCTTCCAGTCTCTGCTGGTACTCAGCGAGAAGCTGGtgcccccaccccaccccgacCAGGAGGTTGAGCCAGACAGTCTGGACACGTTTAAGATACTGGACTACGCCACTTATCACATGGAGCAGGGGGATTTGGAGCAGGCGGTACGGTATGTCAACCAGCTAAAAGGGATGCCGCGTAAGGTGGTCGCTGATTGGCTGGAACAGGCCAGGCTGCTATTGGAAACCAGCCAAGCAGCCACTGTACTGTCGGCACACGCTTCAGCCTCGGGTCTTGGGGGTCTTAACTTTTGA
- the LOC117294845 gene encoding uracil-DNA glycosylase-like → MIGQRKISSFFKVASIKSVPKRQLSGDKSIEGHELDDQRCTPPKRQKSNSAKENGSNREERGSSLSPEQKQRMELQRLKALKRLESNGLTKPIGNGVEGAPPSMGPSWASALSAEFTKPYFLKLHNFVKQERQRKTIYPPANQVYTWTNMCPVRDVKVVILGQDPYHGPGQAHGLCFSVQKGVPNPPSLANMFKELSNDIEGFQKPSHGDLTGWARQGVLLLNAVLTVEAHRANSHKDKGWETFTNAVIAWLNKHCDDIVFLLWGSYAHKKGSIINTKRHHVLKGVHPSPLSAYRGFFGCKHFSKTNDILKKLGKEPIDWGQLNAE, encoded by the exons aTGATTGGGCAGAGAAAGATATCCTCTTTTTTCAAAGTGGCTTCGATTAAAAGTGTTCCAAAGAGACAGCTGAGTGGAGATAAATCAATCGAAGGCCACGAACTTGACGATCAG AGATGCACCCCACCCAAGAGGCAGAAATCCAACAGCGCGAAGGAAAATGGATCAAACAGAGAAGAAAGAGGAAGCAGTCTGAGCCCGGAGCAAAAACAACGCATGGAACTACAAAGATTGAAAGCTCTAAAGAGATTAGAAAGCAATGGGCTGACCAAACCGATTGGTAACGGCGTTGAAGGTGCACCACCCAGCATGGGGCCATCCTGGGCTTCAGCACTGTCTGCAGAATTCACCAAACCATACTTCttaaag CTTCATAACTTTGTTAAACAAGAGCGGCAGAGAAAGACTATCTACCCTCCTGCTAACCAGGTGTATACATGGACCAACATGTGTCCCGTCCGTGAC GTAAAGGTGGTCATTCTGGGTCAAGACCCGTACCATGGACCAGGACAAGCACATG GTTTGTGTTTCAGTGTCCAGAAAGGTGTGCCCAACCCACCTAG CTTGGCGAACATGTTTAAAGAGTTATCCAATGATATTGAGGGATTTCAGAAGCCATCCCATGGGGATCTCACAGGATGGGCCAGACAAG GTGTTCTGTTGTTGAACGCCGTGCTCACGGTGGAAGCTCATCGTGCTAACTCTCATAAGGATAAAGGCTGGGAAACGTTCACCAATGCTGTGATCGCATGGCTCAACAAGCACTGTGATGACATTGTGTTCCTGCTATGGGGATCGTACGCACACAAAAAAGGTAGCATCATCAATACG AAACGCCATCATGTCTTGAAAGGTGTACATCCATCGCCCTTGTCAGCCTACAGGGGTTTCTTCGGTTGCAAGCATTTCTCCAAGACAAATGACATCTTGAAGAAACTTGGCAAGGAACCTATAGACTGGGGACAACTGAATGCAGAATAG